One genomic window of Salvelinus alpinus chromosome 9, SLU_Salpinus.1, whole genome shotgun sequence includes the following:
- the LOC139530834 gene encoding iron-sulfur cluster assembly 2 homolog, mitochondrial-like, translating into MTNRFSSLDLTPQFSMLGVGFLATVLRKMSFVLRGAMLSATKTRAWTLARASAPLVTNVGQPVLLRCPQRSQPLYTDFSRLSSTSAEEKPAESSPVEEKVYLSASCVQRLEEIMDKGEYLRIQVEGGGCSGFQYKFIVDSTRNEDDRVFEQGGVGIIVDQDSLEFVKGSTLDYTQELIRSSFQMLKNPQADHGCSCGTSFSVKL; encoded by the exons ATGACCAATCGTTTTTCGTCTCTTGATCTGACGCCGCAGTTCTCCATGTTGGGGGTGGGCTTTCTAGCTACAGTGTTACGGAAGATGTCATTCGTTCTTCGAGGAGCTATGTTGAGTGCGACAAAGACAAGAGCATGGACCCTTGCTAG GGCCTCTGCTCCCCTTGTCACCAATGTGGGCCAACCGGTATTACTGAGATGTCCCCAAAGGTCACAACCCCTCTACACAGATTTCTCTCGATTAAGCAGCACATCAGCCGAAGAGAAACCAGCAGAGTCCAGTCCAGTTGAAGAGAAAGTATACCTCAGTGCATCATGTGTTCAG AGGCTAGAAGAGATCATGGATAAGGGAGAGTACCTGAGAATACAGGTGGAAGGGGGAGGCTGCTCTGGGTTCCAGTACAAGTTTATCGTTGACAGTACTAGGAACGAGGATGACAG GGTGTTTGAGCAGGGAGGGGTAGGGATCATTGTGGACCAAGATAGCCTGGAGTTTGTGAAAGGCTCGACACTGGACTATACTCAGGAGCTGATCCGCTCCTCCTTCCAGATGCTGAAGAACCCCCAGGCAGACCACGGCTGCTCCTGCGGAACCTCCTTCTCAGTCAAGTTATGA